From the Butyrivibrio fibrisolvens genome, one window contains:
- the neuC gene encoding UDP-N-acetylglucosamine 2-epimerase, with protein sequence MYRIAVFTGSRAEYGLLKNIMGMIASDSELELVTLVSGSHLEDKFGHTIDEIIQDGFKIDYEIPMNLSSDTTDAIIHSMATELDRLAFIFKSERFDMLIVLGDRYELLPVCISALISRIPIAHIHGGEISLGAIDDSIRHSITKMATLHFTATAEYRNRVIQMGEEPDRVFNVGAPGIENIDKVPLMSQKELSDKYDIVFDKPIIMVTFHPATAKEDNALLQFKNLLEVIESHDEYNYIFTYANSDAQGQGINSMIDDFCAGHSECKSFKSMGHTGYLSMLKYAYLVLGNSSSGIIEVPSFGIPTVNVGVRQEGRLRADSVIDCQADVGEIEAAIRLAASDKFRKICNNTVNPYSGNNTSQTIVNEIKKFLRTGKGIQKRFYDLR encoded by the coding sequence ATGTATAGAATAGCTGTTTTTACAGGATCAAGAGCAGAATATGGCCTACTCAAAAATATAATGGGCATGATAGCTTCAGATAGTGAGCTTGAACTTGTCACATTGGTATCAGGGTCTCACTTGGAAGACAAGTTTGGTCATACTATAGATGAGATAATTCAAGATGGTTTTAAAATAGATTATGAAATACCTATGAATCTATCCTCAGATACTACTGATGCTATTATTCATTCTATGGCAACTGAACTTGATAGATTGGCTTTCATTTTTAAATCAGAAAGATTTGATATGCTTATCGTTTTGGGAGACAGGTATGAGCTATTGCCGGTTTGCATCAGTGCTTTGATAAGCCGTATCCCCATTGCTCATATTCATGGAGGCGAGATAAGCCTTGGAGCAATTGATGATTCTATAAGGCATAGCATTACCAAGATGGCAACATTGCATTTTACTGCAACTGCAGAATACAGAAATCGTGTTATACAAATGGGTGAAGAGCCCGATAGGGTATTTAATGTTGGAGCTCCCGGTATTGAAAATATTGACAAAGTGCCTTTGATGAGTCAAAAAGAGTTATCAGATAAATATGATATTGTTTTTGATAAGCCTATAATAATGGTTACATTTCATCCGGCTACTGCTAAGGAAGATAATGCTCTACTACAATTTAAAAATCTTCTTGAAGTTATAGAATCTCATGATGAGTATAATTATATATTTACGTATGCCAATTCCGATGCCCAGGGACAGGGGATTAATTCTATGATAGATGATTTTTGTGCAGGACACTCAGAATGCAAATCCTTTAAATCAATGGGGCATACAGGATATTTGAGTATGCTTAAGTATGCTTATTTAGTTCTCGGGAATTCCTCAAGCGGTATTATAGAAGTCCCTTCTTTTGGTATACCTACTGTCAACGTAGGAGTAAGGCAGGAAGGAAGACTTAGAGCAGATTCTGTAATAGATTGTCAGGCAGATGTAGGAGAGATAGAAGCTGCAATAAGGCTTGCAGCTTCTGATAAGTTTCGTAAGATATGTAATAATACGGTAAATCCCTATTCAGGGAATAACACTTCACAGACAATTGTTAATGAAATAAAAAAATTTCTACGTACAGGTAAAGGAATACAGAAAAGATTTTATGACCTTAGATGA
- the neuB gene encoding N-acetylneuraminate synthase — MSKTLIIAEAGVNHNGDINIAKKLIDTACEAGCDVVKFQTFKVDSLVSRAASLADYQKKNTGKDESQKEMLSRLSLSYEDFETLKKYCDNKAIEFLSTPFDIESIHFLDDLVNFWKIPSGEITDYPYLVEIAKTHKKVILSTGMSSLDEVEAAVSLLRLNGACDISLLHCTTEYPAPFDSVNLKAMNTLKTRFNVPVGYSDHTKGISIPIAAVAMGASIIEKHFTLDRNMEGPDHKASLEPNELKEMVDAIRNVEDSLGDGIKVIQNAESQNKSVVRKSIVAKTDIKKGDTFTENNITTKRPGTGLNPMKWPDVIGKKATKNYTADELIEIDKL, encoded by the coding sequence ATGAGTAAAACACTTATAATCGCCGAGGCCGGTGTCAATCATAACGGCGATATCAACATTGCTAAAAAGCTTATAGATACTGCATGCGAAGCAGGCTGTGATGTTGTAAAATTCCAAACCTTTAAAGTTGACAGTCTTGTTTCTCGTGCTGCATCACTTGCAGATTATCAGAAAAAAAACACCGGCAAGGATGAAAGCCAGAAAGAAATGCTATCCAGACTTTCCCTATCTTATGAGGATTTTGAAACCTTAAAAAAGTATTGTGATAACAAGGCAATAGAGTTTCTCTCTACACCTTTTGATATCGAGAGTATACACTTTCTGGATGATCTGGTTAATTTTTGGAAAATCCCATCCGGAGAAATTACTGATTATCCATATCTTGTAGAAATAGCAAAGACTCATAAAAAAGTCATTCTGTCCACCGGCATGAGCAGTCTGGATGAGGTTGAAGCTGCTGTAAGTCTCCTTCGCCTTAACGGAGCTTGTGATATAAGCCTTCTTCACTGTACTACAGAGTATCCGGCACCATTTGATTCAGTTAATTTAAAAGCTATGAATACTCTTAAAACAAGATTCAATGTACCTGTAGGATATTCTGATCATACAAAAGGTATCAGTATTCCTATTGCTGCTGTAGCAATGGGCGCTTCTATAATTGAAAAACACTTTACTCTAGACCGGAATATGGAAGGTCCCGATCATAAAGCAAGTCTTGAACCAAATGAATTAAAAGAAATGGTTGATGCAATAAGAAATGTAGAAGATTCGCTGGGCGATGGAATAAAAGTAATACAGAATGCTGAGTCACAGAATAAATCAGTTGTTAGAAAAAGTATAGTCGCGAAAACCGATATAAAAAAAGGAGATACTTTTACTGAAAATAATATAACAACCAAGCGTCCGGGCACAGGGCTAAATCCTATGAAATGGCCTGATGTAATAGGAAAAAAGGCCACAAAAAATTATACTGCTGATGAACTTATTGAAATAGATAAGTTATGA
- a CDS encoding AMP-binding protein, whose protein sequence is MINVAEMLADAVQKCPNKLAVMDSNTSLTYRQLYSCAKDLSDSIKKHMSGIQKPILVLTSKSVWSIVSFWGVVLSGNFYVPVDENIPQERIKQYISLVNPVMVINASSKEKWQEVDALNICKKIKTYNSPPKYEKRIIDSDPLYVVFTSGSTGVPKAVIKSHRSVIAFIESFSAIFEINQKDILGNQTSFDFDVSAKDIFLSVYAKATMCIIPSICFLVPSLLAPFLIKNKVTTLIWSAAAVKHVARMNCFRDVTLETISKVFFSGETMQVASIKYWQEHCSSAMYVNMYAPSEVTGNCLYHIVDKEDEQEDNVPLSDTFPNVEVLICKNSKIVKDNEKGEIYIRGAFLANGYYNNAKTTRRVFIQNPLCSTHRDYVYKTGDMALKRDGKIYFIGRKDNQIKHLGHRIELEEIEKNVFTALGCSEGCALYDKSLEKIVLLLPRMELKKSELFIALKRCVPKYMIPDEIITIDKMPYNERGKIDRKKAFMMYMEKNANE, encoded by the coding sequence ATGATAAATGTAGCGGAAATGCTTGCTGATGCTGTACAGAAATGCCCTAATAAGTTGGCGGTTATGGATTCGAATACATCATTAACATATAGACAACTTTACTCATGCGCTAAAGATTTATCTGATAGCATTAAAAAACATATGTCTGGTATCCAAAAACCGATTTTGGTATTAACCTCAAAATCTGTTTGGAGTATAGTTTCATTTTGGGGAGTTGTATTATCTGGTAATTTCTATGTGCCAGTTGATGAAAATATACCTCAAGAACGAATTAAGCAATATATAAGTTTGGTTAACCCGGTGATGGTAATAAATGCATCTTCCAAAGAAAAGTGGCAGGAGGTAGATGCCCTTAATATTTGCAAGAAGATTAAAACATATAATTCTCCTCCGAAATATGAGAAAAGGATTATAGACTCAGATCCACTGTATGTGGTGTTTACATCAGGAAGCACCGGAGTTCCCAAGGCGGTCATAAAGAGTCACAGATCAGTGATAGCATTTATAGAATCATTTTCAGCTATCTTTGAAATAAACCAAAAAGATATTTTGGGCAATCAGACGTCCTTTGATTTTGATGTGTCCGCTAAAGATATTTTCCTGTCTGTTTACGCAAAGGCAACGATGTGCATTATTCCATCTATATGCTTTTTGGTACCTTCATTACTTGCACCTTTTTTAATCAAGAATAAAGTTACCACACTGATCTGGTCAGCGGCTGCTGTGAAGCATGTAGCTAGGATGAACTGTTTTCGCGATGTCACTCTTGAGACTATATCCAAGGTCTTCTTCTCAGGAGAGACTATGCAGGTCGCAAGTATAAAATATTGGCAGGAACACTGTTCAAGCGCGATGTATGTCAATATGTATGCACCAAGCGAAGTTACCGGTAATTGTTTATATCATATAGTCGATAAAGAAGATGAGCAAGAGGATAATGTACCATTGTCGGATACTTTCCCAAATGTTGAAGTATTAATTTGCAAAAACAGTAAGATTGTAAAAGACAATGAAAAAGGGGAGATATATATAAGGGGAGCTTTTTTGGCTAATGGATATTACAATAACGCGAAGACAACAAGGCGCGTTTTCATTCAGAATCCGCTTTGCTCAACTCATAGAGATTATGTTTATAAAACAGGTGATATGGCATTAAAGAGAGACGGGAAGATATATTTCATAGGGCGAAAGGATAATCAGATCAAGCATCTTGGGCATAGAATAGAATTAGAAGAAATTGAAAAGAATGTATTCACAGCTCTTGGGTGTAGTGAAGGATGCGCTCTGTATGATAAGAGCTTAGAGAAAATAGTATTATTACTTCCGAGAATGGAGTTAAAAAAATCTGAGTTGTTCATTGCTTTAAAAAGGTGTGTCCCAAAGTACATGATTCCGGATGAGATAATTACCATAGATAAGATGCCATACAATGAACGTGGAAAAATTGACAGAAAAAAAGCCTTTATGATGTATATGGAGAAGAATGCAAATGAATAA
- a CDS encoding acetyltransferase, with product MKKIIIIGCGGHARSIIDSIESANEYEIAGFVDKIKSDKTCYRNYKVIGTDDDYKDLFDSGIRYACMGIGYLGKNSLRENLHNKLVSIGFEFPVIVDKTASIASDAVIGEGSFIGKNSVVNSKAHIGKMAIINSGSIIEHDCVIDDYTHIAIGAALCGEAHIGRSCMIGSNATILQTLSITDNVIVGAGSVVTRNITNPGTYIGIPAIKI from the coding sequence ATGAAAAAAATAATCATTATAGGTTGCGGAGGCCATGCAAGATCTATTATTGACTCTATAGAATCAGCAAATGAATATGAAATTGCCGGATTCGTAGATAAAATTAAATCTGATAAGACTTGCTATCGCAATTATAAAGTCATAGGTACTGATGACGACTATAAAGATTTATTTGACAGCGGTATACGATACGCATGTATGGGAATAGGATATCTTGGTAAAAATTCTCTTAGAGAAAATCTTCATAATAAGCTTGTTTCTATAGGTTTTGAGTTTCCGGTAATAGTAGATAAAACTGCTTCAATAGCCTCAGATGCGGTAATAGGTGAAGGTTCATTTATAGGAAAAAACTCAGTTGTAAATTCAAAAGCCCATATCGGCAAAATGGCCATAATCAATTCCGGATCAATAATAGAGCATGACTGCGTTATAGATGATTATACGCATATAGCAATAGGAGCTGCGCTCTGCGGTGAAGCACACATCGGAAGAAGCTGTATGATAGGATCAAATGCAACTATCCTACAAACGCTGAGTATTACTGACAATGTAATCGTCGGGGCAGGTTCTGTCGTAACCAGGAATATAACAAATCCCGGAACATATATAGGTATTCCTGCAATTAAAATTTGA
- a CDS encoding acyl carrier protein produces MNKEVETMLKQIRPDIDFRKENKLLSDGILDSFDFIQIISKLVDVFEIEVDPMDVTADDFDSAEKIAAFIKSKKR; encoded by the coding sequence ATGAATAAAGAAGTTGAGACTATGTTGAAACAGATAAGGCCAGATATAGATTTCCGAAAGGAAAATAAACTACTGTCAGATGGAATTTTGGACTCGTTTGATTTCATTCAAATAATATCAAAGTTAGTTGATGTGTTTGAGATAGAGGTGGATCCGATGGACGTTACAGCGGATGATTTTGATAGTGCAGAGAAGATTGCTGCATTTATAAAGAGTAAAAAACGTTAA